The genomic window GTCGGCTTTGAGGCGCCCGGCCAGCAAGGCGCGCTGTCGCGCGAATACTCCCTGTATTCGAAGGCGGCGCAACACCGCTGGACGGGCTGGAGCGAAATCGAAGTGGCGATGTTGTTTTGACCCGACGTCTAAGTCGCGCCAACCCTGCATGGCGGATGAGACTTGAGCTCCAGGCCGCGCTATGCTGCGCTCGAATGAGGCGCGTCCTTCGGGAGGCTTCCGGGTTGGTTGTCCTGCTCGCGGCCTTGAGCACACTGTTCTACGCCATAGTGCAGCTGCGAGGCCGCGAGTACATCGCATGCTTCGTGCTGGTCCTTACAGGGCTATCGCTGCTGCACGCTGCGGTCGAATTGCTGCGCCCTTCGGTGGGGGAGTAGATGTGGGGCTTGGCCTCACGTCGCGCTACTGTGGCGGCGAGCCTGTTGGCTGCATGCGGCACACAAGAGACGACCCATGCGACGACCGGCCACACTAGCGTTCCCACCGCCACGGCCGCCGATCCGGGCCTGGTCGTTGCCACCGTCGATGGTGCTCCGCTCGGGCGCGACGAGCTGGTATCCGCGGCGCAGGACTTGTCGCTCTCCGCAGCCACGGCGCTGCGGCTGCTCGAAGCAGAGCTCTTGCTTGCTGGCGAAGCAGAGCGATTGGGGTATGGCTCGGATGCGAGCGTGACGCGGGCGGTCACGCAAGCCATGGTTCAGCGATTGCTCGCTGACGAGGTCGAGCAAGTGCAGGTGAGCGGCGCTCAGGTTGTCGAGGCTTATAGAAGTTCGGGTGAACGCTTTCGGAAGCCGGAACGCCGCGCTGTGGCTCACGTCGTGGTCAAGATCGGGAAAGGGGCTGAACCAACCCTTGACGCCGACGCACGGAAGATCGCTCGGCAGTTCGTCATCCGGTTTCGTCAGCACTCCGACGAGGCAGTGGTGCTTGAAGAGGCGCAAGCGTTCGAGGGTTCGTCCTTCGAGATCGTGGCCGAACAAATCGCGCCGTTCGGGCGTGAAGCCGCATTGGTCCACGATTTCGTCGGGCCAGTGTTCGAACAGGCGCAGGTGGGTGTGCTGCCGCGACCGGTGCGCACCGAGTTTGGCTGGCACGCAATCAAGATCACGCAGATCGCTCCCGAGCAGAACACGCCGCTCGAAGAGGTGCGCGCGCAGCTGCGGCGGGAGTTGGCAGCACGTGAGCAGCGCAGGCGCTTCGACGCGCTCGTGGAGCGGCTCGAGAGCCGGAGTCGCCTGAAGCTGCACGGCGAGCTGTTGGAGGTTCTGGACGATCCGGGTTCAGTCGCTCGGAGCCTGCGCAAGTGAGTCAACGCTCCCCGTCGAGGCGTCGCCGCGTCGAGCATGAAAGGGACCAGCACAACAGCGGGCTTACACCGTTGTTGGCGCAACTGTGGCGGGCCGACCCTACGGTACTGGCCGCCGCCTTTGTAGACGGAGAGGGCGAGACCATAGACTACTTTTCTTCGCTGGAGCCCTATGCCGCCAAGCTGTGTGCGGCCCAACTGGTTGCGTGGGCAGGACAGCTCTTTGCGCGCACCAGCAGGTTGGCGGCCGGCACGCTTTACGAACTCGAGGTCTGGGGTGAGCAGCGAGCCGTTGTGCTGCGCCGCATCGACGACGACTATGGGCTGGCTGTCGTCCGTAGGGGGCACCCGGAGTTTCGCTACCTGGCTGAAGCCATGCCCCGCGCCATCACAGCGTTCCGGCGGGAGATTGTCTTGCCTGCTCCCAGATGGGAACCCGCCGCCCAGCCCTTGCACGTCGAGACACGGCCCGCTACGGGTTGGTCGTATGCGCCCTGCTCCTTCAGTGTAGGTAGTACGCGCACCGAAGTCAGCGAGGTGTTGGGGCGCTTCAGCAGCCTGTCCAGACGCGGAAACCAGTGGTGCTTTCGGGTACGCACGGAGCACGGCGAGGAGCTCACGTTGGTACAGGGCCCCGGCGACCAGTGGCAGCTGCGGGCTTTCTGACGGGCCCCAAGGCGTCGGGTCAAAATAACATCGCCACTTCGATTTCGTTCCATCCCGTCCAGCGGTGTTGTGCCGCCTTCGAATACAGGGAGTATTCGCACGACAGCGCGCCTTGCCGGCCGGGCGCCTCAAAGCCGACCTGGCAATGTTGTTTTGACCCGACGCCTAATTCGTTGCCGCGCTAGGTGGCTTCCATTAGCATGAAATCAGTGAGCAGAAGCTGCCGGGCCTGCCATTCGAGCTACGCAGACATTGTGTTCTTTTGTGGCCGTTGCGGGGCGATCACGATTCAGGATCAAGATCCGTCGGACATTGACCGGAGGCTGGGGCGGCAACTCGGCGGCTATGTCATCGTGGCCCGTGTGGCCGACGGCGCCATGGGTCGCGTCTACGAAGGGCGACATCCGAAGACCAGGGCCCGCGTCGCGATCAAGGTGCTGCACGACCAGGTCGCCAAGGACCGCGTCGCCGTGGAGCGCTTCAAGCGGGAGTTCGAAACGGCCCGTGAGCTGAACCATCCCAACATCGTTGAGGTTCTGGAGTTCGGGGAAACGTCGGACCGCTCCTTCTTCCTGACGATGGAGTATCTGCAGGGCGAAGAGCTGGGGAAGCTGCTAGCTCGGGAGGCGCGCCTGCCAGCGCCGCGTGTCTTGCGCATCGCTTGCCAGGTGGCGAGGGCGCTCCACCACGCGCACTCTTTCGGTTTTATCCACCGGGACCTGAAGCCCGACAATATCTTCCTGTGCGAGGCCGGCGAA from Pseudomonadota bacterium includes these protein-coding regions:
- a CDS encoding peptidyl-prolyl cis-trans isomerase, with the translated sequence MASRRATVAASLLAACGTQETTHATTGHTSVPTATAADPGLVVATVDGAPLGRDELVSAAQDLSLSAATALRLLEAELLLAGEAERLGYGSDASVTRAVTQAMVQRLLADEVEQVQVSGAQVVEAYRSSGERFRKPERRAVAHVVVKIGKGAEPTLDADARKIARQFVIRFRQHSDEAVVLEEAQAFEGSSFEIVAEQIAPFGREAALVHDFVGPVFEQAQVGVLPRPVRTEFGWHAIKITQIAPEQNTPLEEVRAQLRRELAAREQRRRFDALVERLESRSRLKLHGELLEVLDDPGSVARSLRK